In one window of Gemmatimonadota bacterium DNA:
- a CDS encoding methyl-accepting chemotaxis protein: MSGNLSNLSAAAPGTKLRDPATQAPVRDHILDRLSGWAAIGGLAAFTLLLIVFWTRVAAMAQSGGFLLLLALGLTLALGLSAGIFRWFISPAIGRQNKDLADVAEAITAGDLTRTPSAIDAGGQLGRLARAMVVMSGELRQMGTLLRDNASETARRSNEITGGTEHMAAAASGIAETASALSMQATDMADTIRLLSLDAGRLNSLASTVSEGAADGIARNQRLKALAQESHERLDESARRLDALLMDVQASANATESLATASDQIRGFVVLVQKIARQSKLLALNAAMEAARAGEQGEGFTVVANEVRRLAQGSAEAAEHTDQLMQELIAQMEVARETSARSLTTVETVRAATAHGRQAFTQVEVAVDGADKWVGTMAGTAASGKALAAEITAKLDSLSAGTQSFANAMHDVAAASQEQSASTQEIAAAANALVSAADRVTGTAAAFGG, from the coding sequence GTGAGTGGGAATCTGAGCAATCTATCCGCGGCGGCACCCGGCACCAAACTGCGAGACCCCGCCACCCAGGCGCCGGTACGGGATCACATCCTCGACCGGCTCTCGGGGTGGGCGGCGATCGGCGGACTGGCCGCCTTCACGCTGCTCCTGATCGTCTTCTGGACCCGCGTCGCCGCGATGGCCCAGAGCGGTGGCTTCCTGCTGCTCCTCGCCCTCGGCCTCACGCTCGCCCTCGGCCTCTCAGCGGGCATCTTCCGCTGGTTCATCTCGCCGGCGATCGGCCGCCAGAACAAGGACCTGGCCGACGTCGCCGAGGCGATCACCGCCGGTGACCTCACGCGCACGCCCTCGGCGATCGATGCGGGCGGCCAGCTCGGACGGCTCGCCCGGGCGATGGTCGTGATGTCCGGGGAGTTGCGGCAGATGGGGACGCTCCTGCGCGACAACGCCTCGGAGACGGCGCGCCGCTCGAACGAGATCACCGGCGGTACCGAGCACATGGCCGCTGCGGCGTCGGGGATCGCCGAGACGGCGAGCGCGCTCAGCATGCAGGCGACGGACATGGCGGACACCATCCGCCTCCTCTCGCTGGACGCGGGTCGCCTCAACTCGCTCGCGTCGACCGTGTCGGAGGGCGCGGCCGACGGCATCGCCCGCAACCAGCGGCTCAAGGCCCTGGCCCAGGAGAGCCACGAGCGTCTCGACGAGAGCGCCCGGCGCCTCGATGCCCTCTTGATGGATGTGCAGGCGAGCGCCAACGCGACCGAGTCGCTCGCCACGGCCTCCGACCAGATCCGCGGCTTCGTGGTGCTGGTGCAGAAGATCGCCCGCCAGTCCAAGCTCCTCGCGCTCAACGCCGCGATGGAGGCGGCCCGCGCCGGCGAACAGGGAGAGGGCTTCACGGTGGTCGCCAACGAGGTCCGGCGACTCGCGCAGGGCAGCGCCGAGGCGGCGGAGCACACGGATCAGCTGATGCAGGAGCTGATCGCGCAGATGGAGGTCGCGCGCGAGACGAGCGCGCGGTCGCTGACGACGGTCGAGACGGTGCGCGCGGCGACGGCGCACGGGCGTCAGGCCTTCACGCAGGTGGAGGTCGCGGTGGACGGTGCCGACAAGTGGGTCGGCACGATGGCGGGCACGGCAGCGTCAGGGAAGGCGCTCGCGGCCGAGATCACGGCGAAGCTCGACTCGCTCTCGGCGGGCACCCAGAGCTTCGCGAACGCGATGCACGACGTCGCGGCGGCGAGCCAGGAGCAGAGCGCGAGCACGCAGGAGATCGCCGCGGCGGCGAATGCGCTGGTGAGCGCGGCGGACCGGGTGACGGGGACGGCGGCGGCGTTCGGGGGATGA
- a CDS encoding leucine--tRNA ligase — translation MGYEPSAVEARWRQRWAERRTHQTDIATGERPFYALMMFPYPSAEGLHVGNLFAFTGCDIYARFQRLQGHTVFEPLGYDAFGIHSENFALKVGKHPMQLIPSNIANFRRQLDRAGLMVDWTKSVDTTDPSYYKWTQWVFLQLYKQGLAYKKAAAVNWCPSCKTVLANEQVEGGTCERCGTVVEQRFLEQWFFKISDYSARLLGNLERLDWSETTKQAQRNWIGRSDGARLRFRVLDALADAGSAAVSVTSETRVDEPVIEVFTTRPDTIFGATYLVLAPEHPLVDAITTPQQQGVVAEYRARAAKQDIVSRKTTKEKTGEFTGAYAANPATGQLIPIWVADYVLMEYGTGAIMAVPGHDERDFEFATKFDLPIVRVVAGEGQDARTPFAGEAYVGDGKLVNSGQFDGMPVDTAKRTLTEWLEGMHAGQSVTNYRLHDWCISRQRYWGPPIPIIYCDACGTVPVPESQLPVVLPNIPDFKPDDSGISPLARHEEWFHVPCPTCGKRARRETDVSDTFLDSAWYFLRYPSVGRDDVAFDAATTRKWLPVTTYIGGNEHAVLHLLYSRFITMVLHDMGMLHFEEPFTKFRAHGLIIREGAKMSKSKGNVVNPDDYIDQWGADSFRTYLMFLGPFEEGGDFRDAGISGVKRFLDRLWASVRDCTSDGAPDPEVMKKLHATIKKVGEDVPALSYNTAIAAMMEYMNTLRKGERSCHRAEVEPVVQLVSPFAPHIAAELWEMLGHSESVFDARWPAFDPALLVSDTIELVVQVGGKTRGKLVVAKTVTQDEALAAAKADPAIGKFITGEPKKVILVPGRLLNVVV, via the coding sequence ATCGGCTACGAGCCGTCGGCCGTCGAAGCACGCTGGCGCCAGCGTTGGGCCGAGCGCCGCACCCACCAGACGGACATCGCCACCGGCGAGCGTCCGTTCTACGCGCTGATGATGTTCCCGTACCCTTCCGCGGAAGGGCTGCACGTCGGGAACCTCTTCGCCTTCACTGGCTGTGATATCTACGCGAGGTTCCAGCGCCTGCAAGGCCATACGGTCTTCGAGCCGCTGGGCTACGATGCGTTCGGCATCCACTCGGAGAACTTCGCGCTGAAGGTCGGGAAGCACCCGATGCAGCTCATCCCGAGCAACATCGCCAACTTCCGCCGCCAGCTCGACCGCGCCGGCCTCATGGTGGACTGGACCAAGTCGGTCGACACGACCGACCCGTCCTACTACAAGTGGACGCAGTGGGTCTTCCTGCAGCTCTACAAGCAGGGGCTGGCGTACAAGAAGGCGGCGGCCGTGAACTGGTGCCCCTCGTGCAAGACCGTGCTCGCCAACGAGCAGGTCGAGGGCGGCACCTGCGAGCGTTGCGGCACGGTGGTCGAGCAGCGGTTCCTCGAGCAGTGGTTCTTCAAGATCTCCGACTACTCGGCGCGGCTCCTCGGCAACCTCGAGCGGCTCGACTGGTCGGAGACGACGAAGCAGGCGCAGCGGAACTGGATCGGTCGCTCCGATGGCGCGCGGCTCCGCTTCCGCGTGCTCGACGCCCTCGCCGACGCCGGCAGCGCGGCCGTCTCGGTCACGTCGGAGACGCGCGTCGACGAGCCCGTGATCGAGGTCTTCACGACGCGCCCCGACACGATCTTCGGGGCGACCTACCTGGTCCTCGCGCCCGAGCATCCGCTGGTCGACGCGATCACGACGCCGCAGCAGCAGGGCGTCGTCGCGGAGTATCGCGCGCGCGCGGCCAAGCAGGACATCGTGAGCCGCAAGACGACGAAGGAGAAGACGGGCGAGTTCACCGGGGCGTACGCGGCGAACCCCGCGACCGGCCAGCTCATCCCCATCTGGGTCGCGGACTATGTGCTGATGGAGTACGGCACCGGCGCGATCATGGCGGTGCCGGGGCACGACGAGCGCGACTTCGAGTTCGCGACGAAGTTCGACCTGCCGATCGTGCGCGTCGTCGCGGGCGAGGGGCAGGACGCCCGCACGCCGTTCGCGGGCGAGGCCTATGTCGGCGACGGAAAGCTCGTCAACTCGGGGCAGTTCGACGGCATGCCCGTCGACACCGCCAAGCGCACCCTCACCGAGTGGCTCGAGGGGATGCACGCGGGGCAGTCGGTGACGAACTACCGCCTGCACGACTGGTGCATCTCGCGGCAGCGCTACTGGGGGCCGCCGATCCCGATCATCTACTGCGACGCCTGCGGCACCGTGCCGGTGCCCGAGTCGCAGCTGCCGGTCGTGCTCCCCAACATCCCCGACTTCAAGCCGGACGATTCCGGCATCTCGCCGCTCGCGCGCCACGAGGAGTGGTTCCACGTCCCGTGCCCCACCTGCGGCAAGCGGGCGCGGCGCGAGACCGACGTGAGCGACACCTTCCTCGACAGCGCCTGGTACTTCCTGCGCTATCCGAGCGTGGGGCGCGATGATGTCGCCTTCGATGCCGCGACGACGCGGAAGTGGCTGCCGGTGACGACGTACATCGGCGGCAACGAGCACGCCGTGCTGCACCTGCTCTACTCGCGCTTCATCACGATGGTCCTGCACGACATGGGGATGCTCCACTTCGAGGAGCCGTTCACCAAGTTCCGCGCGCACGGGCTCATCATCCGCGAAGGCGCGAAGATGTCCAAGTCGAAGGGGAACGTGGTCAACCCCGACGACTACATCGACCAGTGGGGCGCGGACTCGTTCCGCACCTACCTGATGTTCCTCGGACCCTTCGAGGAGGGCGGCGACTTCCGCGATGCGGGCATCAGCGGCGTGAAGCGGTTCCTCGACCGCCTCTGGGCCTCGGTGCGCGACTGCACGTCCGACGGCGCGCCCGACCCCGAGGTGATGAAGAAGCTCCACGCGACCATCAAGAAGGTCGGCGAGGACGTACCGGCGCTGAGCTACAACACGGCGATCGCCGCGATGATGGAGTACATGAACACGCTGCGGAAGGGTGAGCGCAGCTGCCATCGCGCCGAGGTGGAGCCGGTGGTGCAGCTCGTCTCGCCGTTCGCGCCGCACATCGCGGCCGAGCTGTGGGAGATGCTCGGGCACTCGGAGAGCGTGTTCGACGCCCGCTGGCCCGCCTTCGACCCCGCGCTGCTGGTGAGCGACACGATCGAGCTCGTCGTGCAGGTGGGTGGCAAGACCCGCGGGAAGCTCGTCGTCGCCAAGACCGTGACGCAGGACGAGGCGCTCGCGGCGGCGAAGGCGGATCCGGCGATCGGGAAGTTCATCACCGGGGAGCCGAAGAAGGTGATCCTGGTGCCGGGCCGGTTGCTCAACGTCGTCGTCTGA
- a CDS encoding peptidase M14 has translation MRKTLFLLAVTSLAPLALQAQAPTARATQAPIAGALAALGSPPDPKVAVAWDRFYDHAGIVEIARRLGAAHPGRIKVGSIGKSTLGRDMVLLTVTNFAVGDADRKPAMWIDGNIHSNEIQGAEFSLYTAWYLAEMAERVPAVDSLLDQYTLYIVPTINPDARDHFMHKPNTASSPRTGLSPRDSDGDGRVDEDNLDDLNGDGHITQMRRRNVNGRFRVSPEDPRLMVPVRPGERGEYDLLGQEGFDNDGDGFVNEDADGGYDPNRNWPWRWAPQYVQGGSDPYPTSLVETQHIIRFVTAHPNIAGAQSYHNSGGMLLRGPGVPQDEYRPQDVQVFDVIGRTGEEILPGYRYMIVWKDLYTVWGGELDWFYGARGILTFSNELFTPFLYFNRTNAADDGPFDPNARRYQTTESRFNRLLLMGEAFVEWTTVDHPQYGRVEVGGTKKNFGRVEPGFLLQSDAHRNMMFTLFQTSQMPLVAVDSVTTRALGGGVTEVTAVVLNTKLAPTHTQQDLENRISRPDRVTLTGGRVIAGFLVDNPLNGDATEQKRDPSTLLVRNIPGNGLVRVKWLVQGTGPFTVSVVSEKGGSASRSSR, from the coding sequence ATGCGCAAGACGCTGTTCCTTCTCGCGGTGACGAGCCTCGCGCCGCTGGCGCTGCAGGCCCAGGCACCGACCGCGCGCGCGACGCAGGCGCCGATCGCGGGTGCGCTCGCCGCGCTCGGGTCACCGCCGGACCCCAAGGTCGCGGTCGCGTGGGATCGCTTCTACGACCACGCCGGGATCGTCGAGATCGCCCGTCGGCTCGGCGCGGCGCATCCCGGCCGCATCAAGGTCGGGTCGATCGGCAAGAGCACGCTCGGCCGCGACATGGTGCTCCTCACGGTGACGAACTTCGCCGTCGGTGACGCGGACCGGAAACCCGCGATGTGGATCGACGGCAACATCCACTCCAACGAGATCCAGGGCGCCGAGTTCTCGCTCTACACGGCCTGGTATCTCGCCGAGATGGCGGAGCGCGTGCCGGCGGTCGACTCGCTGCTCGACCAGTACACGCTCTACATCGTGCCGACGATCAACCCCGACGCGCGCGACCACTTCATGCACAAGCCGAACACGGCGAGCTCGCCCCGCACCGGGCTCTCCCCGCGCGACAGCGACGGCGACGGGCGGGTGGACGAGGACAACCTCGACGACCTGAACGGCGACGGGCACATCACGCAGATGCGGCGGCGCAACGTGAACGGGCGCTTCCGGGTCTCGCCAGAGGATCCGCGCCTGATGGTGCCGGTGCGGCCGGGCGAGCGCGGCGAGTACGACCTGCTCGGGCAGGAGGGCTTCGACAACGACGGCGACGGCTTCGTGAACGAAGACGCCGACGGCGGTTACGACCCCAACCGCAACTGGCCGTGGCGCTGGGCGCCGCAGTACGTGCAGGGCGGGTCCGACCCGTACCCGACCTCGCTCGTCGAGACGCAGCACATCATCCGGTTCGTGACCGCGCACCCGAACATCGCCGGGGCGCAGAGCTATCACAACTCGGGCGGCATGCTGCTGCGCGGCCCCGGCGTCCCGCAGGACGAGTACCGTCCGCAGGACGTGCAGGTGTTCGACGTGATCGGGCGCACCGGCGAGGAGATCCTCCCGGGCTATCGCTACATGATCGTCTGGAAGGACCTCTACACGGTGTGGGGCGGCGAGCTCGACTGGTTCTACGGCGCGCGCGGCATCCTGACGTTCAGCAACGAGCTGTTCACGCCGTTCCTCTACTTCAACCGGACCAACGCCGCCGACGACGGGCCGTTCGATCCGAACGCGCGCCGCTACCAGACCACCGAGTCGCGCTTCAATCGCCTGCTGCTGATGGGCGAGGCGTTCGTCGAGTGGACCACCGTCGACCACCCACAGTACGGGCGCGTCGAGGTCGGCGGGACGAAGAAGAACTTCGGCCGCGTCGAGCCGGGATTCCTCCTCCAGAGCGATGCGCATCGCAACATGATGTTCACGCTCTTCCAGACCTCGCAGATGCCGCTCGTCGCGGTCGACTCGGTGACCACGCGCGCGCTCGGCGGCGGGGTGACGGAGGTGACCGCCGTGGTGCTCAACACCAAACTCGCCCCGACGCACACCCAGCAGGACCTCGAGAACCGCATCTCGCGTCCCGACCGCGTGACGCTGACGGGGGGGCGCGTGATCGCCGGGTTCCTCGTGGACAATCCACTCAACGGCGACGCCACCGAGCAGAAGCGCGACCCGTCCACCCTGCTCGTGCGGAACATCCCGGGCAACGGGCTCGTGCGCGTGAAGTGGCTCGTGCAGGGGACGGGGCCGTTCACCGTCAGCGTGGTGTCGGAGAAGGGCGGGTCGGCGAGCCGGAGTTCGCGATAG
- a CDS encoding amidohydrolase has translation MTIPAPASLAETLQLVVGWRRHLHANPELSFHENATSAFVERTLREMGGLEVSKPTPTSVVARLLTGRPGPVLALRADMDALPITEETRLEFASTNAGVMHACGHDGHTAMLLGAVRELLARRDALVGEVRFLFQHAEEVFPGGAEEMVQRGAMDGVTRVIGAHLWAPLAVGTVGVPSGAVSAAPDTFWITIRGKGGHAAMPHLTVDPVAVAAQVVVNLQHLVARGVDPLDSAVVSVTQFHSGTAHNVIPEVAELNGTVRTLDTQVRTEIAARMERVIRGVTEAHGATYEFTYERGYRPVVNDATVTAELAQVVADTCGADALVPMRPVMVGEDFSAFQQKAPGTFFFVGAARPIDGAVHPHHHPKFDVDERAFATGVRVFVEAATRYCAPR, from the coding sequence ATGACCATCCCCGCTCCCGCCTCGCTCGCCGAGACGCTCCAGCTCGTCGTCGGCTGGCGCCGTCACCTGCACGCCAATCCCGAGCTCTCGTTCCACGAGAACGCGACCTCGGCGTTCGTCGAGCGCACACTGCGCGAGATGGGCGGCCTCGAGGTCTCCAAGCCCACGCCGACGAGCGTCGTCGCGCGGCTCCTCACCGGCCGTCCCGGCCCGGTGCTCGCGTTGCGCGCCGACATGGATGCGCTCCCCATCACGGAGGAGACGCGGCTCGAGTTCGCGTCGACCAACGCCGGCGTCATGCATGCCTGCGGCCACGACGGCCACACCGCCATGCTGCTGGGTGCGGTCCGTGAGCTCCTCGCGCGGCGCGACGCATTGGTGGGTGAGGTCCGGTTCCTCTTCCAGCACGCGGAGGAGGTCTTTCCCGGCGGAGCGGAGGAGATGGTGCAGCGCGGCGCGATGGATGGCGTGACGCGGGTGATCGGGGCGCATCTCTGGGCGCCGCTCGCGGTGGGGACGGTGGGCGTGCCGAGCGGCGCGGTGAGTGCCGCTCCCGACACCTTCTGGATCACCATCCGCGGCAAGGGCGGACACGCCGCCATGCCGCATCTCACCGTCGATCCCGTCGCGGTCGCCGCCCAGGTGGTGGTGAACCTCCAGCACCTCGTCGCGCGCGGCGTCGATCCGCTCGACAGCGCGGTGGTGAGCGTGACGCAGTTCCACTCCGGCACCGCGCACAACGTCATCCCCGAGGTCGCCGAGCTCAACGGCACCGTGCGAACCCTCGACACGCAGGTACGGACCGAGATCGCCGCGCGGATGGAGCGTGTGATCCGTGGCGTCACCGAGGCGCATGGGGCGACCTACGAGTTCACCTACGAGCGCGGGTATCGGCCGGTGGTGAACGACGCGACGGTCACGGCGGAGCTCGCGCAGGTCGTCGCGGACACCTGCGGCGCCGATGCGCTCGTGCCGATGCGCCCCGTGATGGTGGGCGAGGACTTCTCCGCGTTCCAGCAGAAGGCGCCGGGGACCTTCTTCTTCGTGGGGGCGGCGCGCCCGATCGACGGCGCGGTGCATCCGCACCACCATCCCAAGTTCGACGTGGACGAGCGGGCGTTCGCGACCGGCGTGCGGGTGTTCGTCGAGGCCGCGACGCGTTATTGCGCGCCGCGCTGA
- a CDS encoding DUF2256 domain-containing protein, whose translation MAKMRKKSELPVKDCVACGRPFTWRKKWERDWDSVLYCSDACRSRGSSSSRPHSPARPTRRSPN comes from the coding sequence ATGGCGAAGATGCGGAAGAAGTCCGAGCTTCCCGTGAAGGACTGCGTCGCGTGTGGCCGGCCGTTCACCTGGAGGAAGAAGTGGGAACGAGACTGGGATTCCGTGCTGTACTGCTCCGATGCCTGCCGCTCGCGGGGGTCCTCCTCGTCGCGGCCGCACAGCCCCGCACGCCCGACGCGGCGCTCGCCGAACTGA
- a CDS encoding cryptochrome/photolyase family protein, protein MPHAAPSARRHLVLVLGDQLDPASSALDGFDPARDALWMAEVAEESTHVWSSKPRIALFLAAMRHFRDAQRALGRTVLYTALDDPDNVGTLAGELARAIATHRPGSLIVTEAGDWRVQQALAAVAQGAGLLLEVRTDRHFLSTRAEFDAHASGRKQLRLEYFYREIRRKHGILLDARGAPEGGEWNYDAENRGAFGKGGPPPHAAPVAFPPDALTRDVLALVQARFASHPGDLAAFDWPVTPVEATRALDDFVVHRLPRFGEYQDAMWHDEPWLFHSRLAAAMNLKLLDPRAVIAATESAYRDGRVPLAAAEGFIRQVLGWREYVRGIYWRFMPGYLERNALDAQEALPRFYWDGDTEMACLRDAVGQTLRLGYAHHIQRLMVTGLYAMLLGVHPARVHEWYLAVYVDAVEWVELPNTLGMSQYGDGGVMASKPYAATGKYIQRMSDHCSRCRFDPAKSVGEDACPFTTLYWDFLMRHEPTLRGNQRMALQVRNIERIDADERAAIRVRAAAIRSDGGAPPRALTLL, encoded by the coding sequence ATGCCGCACGCCGCGCCGTCCGCACGCCGCCACCTCGTCCTCGTCCTCGGGGACCAGCTCGATCCCGCCTCGAGCGCGCTCGACGGCTTCGACCCGGCGCGCGATGCGCTGTGGATGGCCGAGGTCGCGGAGGAATCGACGCACGTCTGGTCGTCCAAGCCGCGCATCGCGCTCTTCCTCGCGGCGATGCGCCACTTCCGCGACGCGCAGCGCGCGCTGGGACGGACGGTCCTCTACACGGCACTCGACGACCCGGACAACGTGGGCACGCTCGCCGGTGAGCTCGCGCGGGCGATCGCGACGCATCGCCCGGGATCACTCATCGTGACCGAGGCGGGGGACTGGCGCGTGCAGCAGGCGCTGGCTGCCGTCGCGCAGGGCGCCGGACTCCTCCTCGAGGTCCGCACCGACCGGCACTTCCTCTCGACGCGCGCGGAGTTCGACGCGCACGCGTCCGGACGCAAGCAGTTGCGTCTCGAGTACTTCTACCGCGAAATCAGGCGGAAGCACGGCATCCTGCTCGACGCCCGCGGGGCGCCCGAAGGGGGCGAGTGGAACTACGACGCCGAGAACCGCGGCGCGTTCGGCAAGGGTGGCCCGCCACCGCACGCGGCCCCGGTCGCCTTCCCGCCCGATGCGCTCACGCGCGACGTGCTCGCACTCGTGCAGGCGCGATTCGCCTCGCACCCAGGCGACCTCGCCGCGTTCGACTGGCCGGTGACACCGGTGGAAGCCACGCGCGCGCTCGACGATTTCGTCGTGCACCGCCTCCCGCGATTCGGCGAGTACCAGGACGCGATGTGGCACGACGAGCCCTGGCTCTTCCACTCGCGGCTCGCTGCGGCGATGAACCTCAAGCTGCTCGACCCGCGCGCGGTCATCGCCGCGACCGAGTCGGCATACCGCGACGGGCGCGTGCCGCTCGCCGCCGCCGAAGGGTTCATCCGCCAGGTCCTCGGCTGGCGCGAGTACGTCCGCGGGATCTACTGGCGCTTCATGCCGGGGTACCTCGAGCGCAATGCGCTCGACGCGCAGGAGGCGCTGCCGCGATTCTACTGGGACGGCGACACCGAGATGGCCTGCCTCCGCGACGCGGTCGGCCAGACCCTGCGGCTCGGCTACGCGCACCACATCCAGCGCCTCATGGTCACCGGGCTCTATGCGATGCTGCTCGGCGTGCACCCCGCGCGCGTGCACGAGTGGTACCTCGCGGTCTACGTCGACGCGGTGGAGTGGGTGGAGCTCCCCAACACGCTGGGCATGTCGCAGTACGGCGATGGCGGGGTGATGGCCTCCAAGCCGTACGCCGCCACGGGGAAGTACATCCAGCGGATGAGCGACCACTGCTCCCGGTGCCGGTTCGACCCGGCGAAGTCGGTCGGCGAGGATGCCTGTCCGTTCACGACGCTCTACTGGGACTTCCTCATGCGGCACGAACCCACCCTGCGAGGCAACCAACGGATGGCCTTGCAGGTACGGAACATCGAGCGGATCGATGCGGACGAGCGGGCGGCCATCCGCGTGCGCGCTGCGGCGATCCGATCCGATGGCGGTGCGCCGCCCCGTGCGCTCACCCTGCTCTGA
- a CDS encoding MATE family efflux transporter, protein MHDLTEGSIPKHIVRMAIPMAVGMVFQTLYYLVDLYFVGRLGDAALAGVSAAGNIQFIVMAATQVLGVGTMVLVSHAAGRKDRTDGNLVFNQSLLLAAIAGVLVYLGGLAFADDYLRTLAADEATLQAGTEYLVWFLPALGLQFAIISIGSALRGTGIAKPTMIVQVLTVLLNAVLAPVLIAGWGTGRPMGVAGAALASTISVAFAVVVLMVYFVKLEHFVGFDATLWRPHFPTWMRLLRIGVPAGGEFALIFLSMGINYYIVRDFGAAAQAGFGVGSRMMQAIFLPVMAVAFSAAPIAGQNFAAGNFDRARETFFSAVKIGSALMVGATLFAHWRPEWLIGIFAKDPAVVDVAVVFLRTISWNFVASGIVFTCSGMFQAMGNTVPSVISSSVRLVLFAIPAFWLSTQSGFQLQTLWYVSVAASTVAAALTVWLLHREAERRVARGLAGGPRPAMATDPAAEGAAG, encoded by the coding sequence ATGCATGACCTGACAGAGGGCTCCATCCCGAAGCACATCGTGCGCATGGCCATCCCGATGGCCGTGGGGATGGTGTTCCAGACGCTCTACTACCTCGTCGACCTCTACTTCGTCGGGCGACTCGGCGATGCCGCGCTCGCGGGCGTGAGCGCGGCGGGCAACATCCAGTTCATCGTGATGGCCGCCACGCAGGTGCTCGGCGTGGGCACGATGGTCCTCGTCTCCCACGCCGCGGGCCGCAAGGATCGGACAGACGGCAATCTCGTCTTCAACCAGAGCCTTCTGCTCGCGGCGATCGCCGGCGTGCTCGTGTACCTCGGCGGTCTGGCCTTCGCCGACGACTACCTGCGCACCCTCGCCGCTGACGAGGCGACACTGCAAGCAGGGACCGAGTACCTCGTCTGGTTCCTGCCCGCGCTCGGCCTGCAGTTCGCCATCATCTCGATCGGGTCGGCGCTGCGCGGCACCGGCATCGCCAAGCCGACGATGATCGTGCAGGTCCTCACCGTGTTGCTCAACGCCGTCCTCGCGCCGGTCCTCATCGCCGGCTGGGGCACGGGCCGGCCGATGGGCGTCGCCGGCGCGGCGCTCGCGAGTACCATCTCGGTCGCGTTCGCTGTCGTCGTGCTGATGGTCTACTTCGTCAAGCTCGAGCACTTCGTCGGGTTCGACGCGACGCTGTGGCGGCCGCACTTCCCCACGTGGATGCGCCTGCTGCGCATCGGAGTGCCGGCGGGCGGCGAGTTCGCGCTGATCTTCCTCTCGATGGGCATCAACTACTACATCGTGCGCGACTTCGGCGCGGCCGCGCAGGCCGGCTTCGGCGTCGGATCGCGCATGATGCAGGCGATCTTCCTGCCGGTCATGGCCGTCGCCTTCTCGGCGGCACCGATCGCCGGACAGAACTTCGCCGCGGGGAACTTCGACCGCGCGCGAGAGACCTTCTTCAGTGCGGTCAAGATCGGAAGCGCGCTCATGGTCGGCGCGACGCTCTTCGCGCACTGGCGACCGGAGTGGCTCATCGGGATCTTCGCGAAGGATCCGGCGGTCGTCGACGTCGCGGTGGTCTTCCTGCGCACCATCTCGTGGAACTTCGTCGCCTCGGGGATCGTGTTCACCTGCAGCGGCATGTTCCAGGCGATGGGGAACACCGTCCCGTCGGTCATCTCCAGCTCGGTGCGGTTGGTGCTCTTCGCCATCCCTGCCTTCTGGCTCTCGACGCAGTCGGGGTTCCAGCTGCAGACGCTCTGGTACGTCTCGGTCGCAGCCTCGACCGTCGCCGCCGCGCTCACCGTCTGGCTCCTGCACCGCGAGGCGGAGCGCCGCGTGGCGCGCGGCCTCGCGGGCGGTCCGCGCCCCGCGATGGCGACCGACCCCGCCGCCGAGGGCGCCGCGGGCTGA
- a CDS encoding DUF2239 family protein yields the protein MPRPVIAFAGAKRVAQGDLPTVARAIKEFLAREDAHAPFVFDLETSQPVELDLRGNTTTVVARARAQQEAIDAAASAADEDDGPRGPGRPRLGVIGREVTLLKRHWDWLGEQPGGASAALRRLVDQARATNAGRDRLRRAQDVAYRFASQMLGDQPDFEEATRALFAHDRDRFLLLSMPWPRDLRDHARDLAELAFSAARAIDA from the coding sequence ATGCCACGCCCCGTCATCGCGTTCGCCGGCGCCAAGCGCGTCGCCCAAGGGGATCTCCCCACCGTCGCGCGCGCCATCAAGGAGTTCCTCGCGCGCGAGGACGCGCACGCGCCGTTCGTGTTCGATCTCGAGACGAGCCAGCCGGTGGAGCTCGACCTTCGCGGGAACACGACGACCGTCGTCGCACGCGCACGCGCGCAGCAGGAGGCGATCGATGCCGCGGCGAGCGCCGCCGACGAGGACGATGGCCCGCGCGGCCCGGGGCGCCCGCGCCTCGGGGTGATCGGCCGGGAGGTGACGCTGCTCAAGCGCCACTGGGACTGGCTCGGCGAGCAACCCGGCGGCGCCTCTGCCGCGCTCCGCCGCCTCGTCGACCAGGCGCGCGCCACGAATGCGGGACGCGATCGGCTGCGTCGGGCGCAGGACGTCGCCTATCGATTCGCGTCGCAGATGCTCGGCGACCAGCCGGATTTCGAGGAGGCCACCCGCGCCCTCTTCGCGCATGACCGTGACCGCTTCCTCCTCCTGTCGATGCCCTGGCCTCGGGACCTGCGCGACCACGCGCGCGATCTCGCCGAGCTCGCCTTCTCCGCCGCCCGAGCGATCGATGCATGA